TTTAAAGGAAAGGTGACAGAGCTGCAGCTTCCCATGCAATTTCCTGGTCCGAGCTCTAGAGTGGGAGTACACAGTACGTAGGCATCAGTCTTAAAAAATTGCTCTCAGTTCACCTGAGAAGGTGATATTGGCATAAAGAGAAATGCTAAAGGTTCACTGTTTTCTAAAAGCAGATGCAGGGTCATTACAAGGGAAGAAAATATCTTAAACTGATCACTTAATTTATTGCAGGTTTTCTCTTTTGCTACCATCTTCATGGGAGAGCCATGCTGGATGTTCATGTGCACCAGTTATTGCTGTTTGCTATCTTTGGAGCTGCTGTTTGTATATTTCTGGAAGTTTTCTTCCGTGGCAGTATTGTGCTAGAGATGCTCCGTACAAGCCTCTGCATATTACAAGGCAGCTGGTTCTGGCAGGTAGGTCACTTTTCTGCCTTAGAAATTTCTTCCTTCACCAAAATTAGTAATTTACCCCTTTGCAGATGTTTCACAGGTGATATAATATGCCTTTTAAACATGGACCTCAAAGGACTGATAGAAAACAATGCACTCTTAATGTCCCTTTAAAGAGATAGAAGAATTTATCATATCTGTTTTACAGACGAAGAAGCCGTTTTACTTCTAGTGTCTTTTATTGGAATCAATAAAAAAGCTAAGGTGGTTTTGTTGAGCTCCCCCTTGTGACTGAACATCCCCTCTGATCTCTGTAACATCCTGTTCAAAATCCGCCGCCAAATGGCAGTGATTTTACAGCCCGGCAATATATGCTGCTCTTTACGAAGATAGTCCCACTCTCAGCTGCCGGAGCAGTGAGTAAATGCCCAGCGGAGCACTGGAGAACTGAGGCAAAGCACCCATTGACATTGCGTGAAGAGGAACGAAGGCGCAAATTATCTTTCATGTTGGCTGCCTTCTTCTactttctaaaaagcatttcaaCGGCGGCAACCGAGGTTTAAAAAGTATTTGAGCTCCCGATTCGCATTAAGAGATTGAGTGATGTAAAGCCCCCTGCTTTTCCAGTGTTCGGGAAATTGAGCAGAAGAAGTAACAGCCCGAACTTTTGTATTTCAGGGATGTGGGTCCCAAAAGGACTCTTCAAAATGTAGCTGCCATGCCTTCACTTACTTACGATTCTATCCAATTGATAGATATTTGATAGCAACCCTTTCTCTGCTGTCAAACAAGACAGAGAATTTAATGAATTGCTGCGATCTTGTAACAAAGAAATAGGAGCACTAGTGCCGATGCGTGTTTCATCTTATAGTGGAGAACTGAGGTCACtccagtgatttttctttccgGCATGTCTAGACTGGCTTCCCTTTTTTATATGCTGGCCAGACACGATTAATAAAAACGTTTGCTGTTCCTTAGGAGAACTGGACACTCAGCAccaaatcaaatatttaaatacttgctCTGGCAAGAAGACAGACCTCCGAAATGGCAGTATTTTTCTATAAGTGAACTCAAGAACCTGGTGCTACAGCACTCGgtggtttattttcttgtttgtaaAACTTTTCTTCGGTGATTTAAGAAGCTTTACTAAGAGGAATTAGATGCAACCATTTATTCTTTGTTGTCTGCCTAGTTTAATTTTAGACCAAGTTATTTCTTTAGCTCTGGAGACAATGTGGTTTTTGTTTCAAAGTAAAAAATTGAAGAACTAAAAATACAAGAGATTTAAGTGTGGCTTTTTTCACATCCGCATCAGACTTCAACCGTATGTGTGACTGAAAACCACATACTGGCTGCCGCATGACAAATTTGTAAAAGGTAAAAGGACTTTCTTCCTGACCATCCACACCCTCATTCATTGAATTCTCTGCATGGAAATGCAAAATGcactcctcccctcctccttcctctcctcctcttcccaactCCTAAATTCTCAGCTAAACTGCTGAGCAGTGACTTTGAAGAGTATTTGGCAGTAGAGGACTGATACTTGTCAAGGCAGACCCCTGTGTAGCCATGGGATTACTAGTTTCCCAGCTTATGCATTAATCTGAATTTGATCTTTCCCAGCTCTGAATAAACAAATCAGCTATATATTTCACACAAACTTATAGCCTTGGGTGAGAAAGCTCcatttttatgtaatttcaaAACCTGACCTTTTCCCCGGATGACCCAGAAGAAATGGACTTATGGCTTGCCTTTATTTATTAAGTTATTACTCATCTTCTGAACCACGTAACACATTCCCAGACGCTGTTGGGAAGAAGCGAGTCAGTGCAAATGGCCGGGCAGGTTTGCTGGTTGGTGATGTGCTTGCAGTTCAGACCATACATGGCTGAGCACCAGCCCCTTTCCTTACAGTACGTAATCGTGATCGCTGCAGGACTTGTTGGGCCGGCTCCTTAATTCGCTGGGCAAGACCAGGGGGTCTCTACGACTGGCTCTGCATCTTCAAAGGCATTTCTGCACAAAACTGTGTAAAATGATCCATTGCATCTGAGTGTGacttcaaaattgtttttataaTAATCACAGAAATAATCAGCActataagaaaatgaaatgtctgcCTTGTGATGGGTAGTATAATACATGATACGGCATAGGACATACGTCAAATTACGTTTgctaaatatcttttattttattacagattGGGTTTGTGCTTTATCCTCCAAATGGAAGCCCAGAGTGGAATCAGACAGATCATACTAATATGATGTTCCTGACCATGTGCTATTGCTGGCATTACgcctttgcttttcttatacTTGCAGTGAATTACACAATCGTCAGCTGGTAAGTTACTTGAAACACTAAAACGTTGGAGACCTTTCTAATTAGTCTAGCAGGAgctttattttagaaaagtttcACTGACAAATCAAAAGGTTTCCACAGAGTAATTAATTGTCCTGCAAGGTAGTATAAAAATAGATATTGGTAATCAATGAAGACAACATGACTCATTGCTtcaacagaaaggggaaaaacattcaTAAAGTACAGCTCAGACAGCATAATGCTTCTCACACAAAATGAGCTCTTTTTGATAGTCTTCCATATTTGTAAGTGCATAAAAGTTTACAAGGAGGAGAGACCTTTTTTCCTACAACATCTTCTCTCCCAGTGCTCATCTCCACTAATTCCAAGTGGCTTAGTCAGCAGTTTTCATGACTTAACTTTGCATATTATTGGACAGGTTTCATTGCTAGCAATTTCATGTGATTAGACCTGATTTCTTTTTCACTAGCCAGTTTCACCCCCTAATTTCTAACGTTAGCCCTTTTCCTTGCCACCCAGTGCCAATTTTGACCAAATTCCAACTGCAGAGTTAACGTGGTTGTAAAAATGAGCCTGATTCTGCCATGTGTGATCACCTTCTGCCTGCAGGACCTTACCAAGCCTTTGCCTGCATGGTCCTAAACACGCTTCTCACCCCTCGCTTTACCCCTACCATCCTAACAGCCTTATTTAATCATGCTTTGGCCATATGTAGTTCTTGCAGTCTTGCTTTGCACCGAGGAGGTGCCATGTCTTTTTGGATCTCAGTCCAAAAGGCACTGACACTCAAGGCTGCGTAACTGGTTTGTTGTGTAAAGGATGGCAGCTATAGAGAAGGCGACAGCAATCTTACACCCCTTCTGATGCTGGGAAGGGCGGCTGCTGCAGCGTCAGACAAGCCCCGCCAGGTTGATCGCAGCACGCCGCGCCGAGTTCCTGTCCGTGGGGAGCTTAGCCAGAATCACTCTTCTTCACAGCTTTATAGTACTCTTCCAAGTGAACACACAATGCTGTACCTGCACAACATTGAAGTTTCTAGATGTTACGCTGAGGTTTGCTTAAGATGTACGCTCTTAGATGTGTCCATAGGAACAAGCTCTTACAAGCAGTACATGCAGGTGGTATTGTTAAAGGCAGCACATACTAATGTCACGGTACGTGCTCGCATTGTATAGAAGTCACTCATGCTAAAATATAGGTAGCTACTATTAAGGCCTGGGGTTAAATTCCGCCCAGAGTCTGCTTGAAATCACCATCTCCTCTTCACAATGTCTTCCACGGTGGCTCACTTCAAGTCTTTATAAATCAATCATCCTAATTCCCCGATGAGATGCAAgagtttttaaacagttttttacCATGTAAAAATGGCCAGATGAGCCTATGAGTTACTATTGACAActcttcttttctgttgttgtttccaGGGCAGTTCGTTCaaaggttaaacagtcccagtccATGGAAATGGGATTACTGAAAACATCTGAACGAGATCAGGAGTCAGAGGATGAAATTTAGTATGAATATGGCTTGACTAGTTTACCTGCTCTACCATTTGGCTAATTGATACCTCATTTCCAGATTTGTTTGCCATCTTATTCATTCTTTACAACAACTCGCTATGCAAATATCATCCCCCAAGTACTGTCTACATCTACACAGTTACATCTTCACTTGCAGAGGGTAAGCTTGGTATCGATTTGTGGTGGTTGCACTAGTACCTTGCTTGTCACATGCTTCGAAGAAAACCAGACTAATATTAGACAGACTTGGACTGGATCAGGTGGCATGATGAAGTCTGTGTGTTTGCCTCATTAAAAGctaagcaaaatgttttccagctgctgctgaacgGACTGCTAAGTTTTCATAATTAGGGCATCCAAATAAGCGTGTTTGTTGCCCTGCAAGTAACTGTGCATAAATAACTGTGCAGACCTGGAAAACAGTAGAACAAGATAAAAAAACAGAGTCTTGCAGCTGTCTTGTATCACACCTTTGTGTCTCTGCTTGTGCCTTTATGTTAAATGGAAAGAACTACTCATTGCAAACCCATTCAGCGTCTCCTTGAAGAGCGTGCAGTGTGTTCACTCCCACAGAGACACTACCAAGCTTGGTAGGAGGACCAAAGAGGTGCATGATGATCAAAAGCCACTGCAGTTATTCATTTTCATGCCTAGATAGTCCTGCCTCTTTGCTATCATTTGATTTTGAAAGGCAGTGAAATGACTCTGCTTTCCCTCAGCGCATGGAGAAACTTCTTTTCCAGAAAGGCCGAGGGGTGTCCAGTGGGGCAGCGCCCAGTCGCAAAGCCAGTTTCTTTCCCAaagttatttcctttcctttggtgGAATTTGGTTGAATTTCAGCAGGGTTCGTAGCAGACACGTAACTGGACCCAGCACCTGGGTCAGGAGCTGGTAGTGTTGACCTGCGGGCAGGACGAGACAGATTTGCGTCCTTTTCCCTGTGTCACCCCCGCAAGCGCCGGGCAGCCTGCACAGTGCTGCATGGTGAGCTGTGGGAGGGCAGATGTTGCCTTCATGGTAGCTCCATGCCCAGCTAGCCACAGTGTTgagtgacttaaaaaaaacaatttttaattgtatttattttctccactAAAGCTGAAGTCTTGATCCAGTGAAAAACAGAGTGCGCTCCCCAGTGTGCAGTGTTGCTTGGGATGTGCTCCAACCTCAACAAAAGGGAAATAACTGATACGTGGCAAAAGACATCAGAAAATGATGTTGTATATAAGCACACTGCTCCTACAGAGCGGACTTTTGAAGCATCGCTCTGGCTCTAATACATCTTTCGAAAGACTTGCATgggcagctgggcaggagggagcgctTGCTGCACCACTGCGTGTATGCTCTGCTTTCCAGAGGACTGAGCACGGGATGCATGCCGGTGGCCATGGGCTGTTTTACATATCTGTCAGTGGTAAGGTGATCATTCAGGAAAACAGCCCTTCCCTTTAGAACACgttctaaaaatattattttctcattattttcagaaacaggCTAGTGCAGGACAACAAATTCTGTTCAAATAGTACCAGTGTGTCGGGTTTGGTGCTGCAGAAGTGTGTTCCTTCTATTATTCGAATCTTTTCAGATGCTGGTAAGGGAATGCAGAGCTGGACTCTGTTAGATGAACGAGAGCTGTAGGATCTGGTCCCTCTACTTTTGAGTTTCCCCTATATTTTTTTCAATGTGAACCAGAAAAATTAGTACCATAAAATTATTAATTGCAGTAAGCTGATTGCTTAAAAAGATAGGCAATAAAATAGTTTGTAGCTCAAAGGGATGCCAGGACTCAGAGAAAAAATTAAAGGCTTTTTCTAAAGCTATTTCACCTCCAATGCAACATACACATTCACTTCATCTTTAGGACCCACCTTTTACCTTCTCTTTTTCAAGGAGCACCTTCCTTAGCTGCACATGCTCTTAATGTTGAATTTTAGACCACCAGTCTTATCAATGCCTTTCCAAAACCAGTGAGGTTGTTTATTCTGAAGATCTTCAGAAAGTACTTTGCTTCTCATAGACAGAAACAATGCAAGTTTCTTCACTGCTTTTCTTGACAAATTATATTTAATACTGTACAAATATTAAGGTGCTGTATCTCTAAACTAAAGGGATAACctaagcaggaagaaaagcatgaTAAACTGGCTGAGCTTTGATATCTCTTCTTACAAGACTTCAGTTggtaatttttgaaaattattttagatctTTGCCAAGTATTGTGAAGTGACACTTGTAACCAGGTGTCAGATTATCCAGATGAGTCTACTTTAGAAAGCAAGAATAGTTGGCTCACAGACATTTCTATGTGTAGAAAGGTAAAATGGGAAACTGCAGATGCGTAGCCAAAGATCACCACTTTTTTTACTAATTGTTTGCCCTTCTTCAATGCCTTTCTCTGAAGGGCCTTGGAGATTCTGGCAAACCTTAATGAAGTCTGTCTCAAGACATTCTTGTAAGCTAGGTATGAGTAAGGAATTTTTGTAGCTCCGTGTCTCAGCTTTGCAGTGGTCTCACTGTAAACTCTGAATTAATTGATATTTACTCTGCTCTGCAAATCTAAGACTTGAGTTTCATTACTGTGGTTCcattaaaatcagattttctgtTGGCATAAGCCAGAAGGAAGATCCACGGCTTTGCTGAGGAGCTTGCCTGCTAATTGCAGCAGGGATACATTGGCCAAATGCAGCGTGTCATCACACCCAGCCATAATCTTACCTTCACTGCGCCACATCACTCTTGTCTCTaaattgttgggatttttttaaaaaacagaatttttttcctgttagcatGGTTGGGGTATAAAGCTTCTGCAGTGCTGGGCAGCGAAGATGATGGTAATGTATCCAAGAGAACTTGGGGATTATTACAAAAGTCTGTTGTGATAAGGCAAAATTAGTTGATGAAGTGAGCCTCGTGGGATTCAGTAACCTGAGCGAGCTGTAAATGTGGAGGGCGCTTAGCAAACTCTCCttttgaaaaatctgctttttcagaaacaaaaagtgCCAGTACTCGAACACGATGGCCAGAAGAGTGGCTGCCTGCCGCGGTTCCTCTTGTGACCGCCTCAGCCTGGTGGCTCTGGCTCGGTCCTTACCTGCGCCCGGGCATTAGCCCAGCAGCGGCTGTAGGTCTGCGTGTTTTCTTGGGAGAAAACCTGAGCAGGACTCAGCCTGCTGAGAGGTATCATCACCTGTATCTCCCTCCGTCTCCCTGCTGTGAATCTCCCATAAACAATCAAAGAACTGGACGAACAAGCCCATCAGCTGGTTTTGGTGCAACCATGCTTAGCAAAGATGCCTTTAAAGAAGCCCAACCTGGAGGCTAATGCAGTCTGTGACACAGAACTGTAGGGCAGGCTTCTTACAAAAACTCTCTCTTTGTGTAAGAGAAGGTGGCATTGCATTATTAAGCCTgaagaaaggcaaggaaaaacaGATCCTGAAGCCTCAAAGAAACAGTAGTCTCTTGGATTTAATTTTTGATACTTACAGTATCAAAGTGAGTCAGTGTCATAGTGGGGGTTTGTGCCTGATGTATTTTTGGTgccacaaaggaaagaaacactCTGTTTCAGGGTGGGTTTTTGCTACACAATGCTTTTTTCTCAAGCATTGTTCAAAAGAGATGCCCAGGGACAGTAAGGTACCTATTACCATGAAAAAGGTACAACCTTCGGCATTTCACTAGCAACAGATTTTGCTTGAGTTGAATGAGTGGAGGGAAGTCTGACAAGTTTACAAACGCCACTGAGAAAAAGGTAGCTGCtctcaaaaaaatttaaattattgttAAATATCGGTGCCTTTGAAAAACTATATGGTAGTTTATAATAGACAAGATATGcctgtaattttatttaaataaaattgatttaTTCATACAAGATGTCTGTCAtgtttacaggggaaaaaatataaccATTTATGTGGGAGGATGAGGTGGGATAGACATGTTACTCTCACAGCCCACCCAAACATTTGAACAAGTTGCACTCGAATTCAGGAAAGGTCAGTGCTGCCTTGTCAAATTCCTTTGATTCTattatttaattgtaatttaCAACACAGGTGAAAACAACCCTTTTTGAGGTCTGGGCAGTAGAGCTTCACAGATCCACAAAAGTCAAATGCTATGGAAAAAGGAGATCCCAGACTTGGATCTGGTCTCCTGTGTTATCCATGATGGAGCAGCCAGCAAGCCAAGTAAACAGAACTGCATGAACGGGATCTTTATGCTTTGGCAAgcctaataataaaaatatttaggattttatttgactttgctccctttttcctttaaagaaaagaacaaaaaccttCTGCTGTAAGATGAAAAtgcattctgaaagaaaaaactgAGGTACTTGAAGAAATGTTGGCAATTACAGATTTTGTCCTCTTCATATTTTTCACcagtttctaaaattaaaacTAGTGACCATACCTGACAAAAAGTAGCAAATAATTTTGGCCACTTTCAGACTGCATTTTGGGGATAAATTGATTATTCACTAAAGATTACAGTCCCATGGCTTACTTTCTTCATTTCATGGGTGTGACACCACTTTGCTACATATTTGACAGAGAGTGTTTTTTTGTCAGCTGTGGAGAACTTTGGGTAGGATGCACTTACCTGTACATAAGAAAACTTCTATATTTCTCCAGGACCAGCTAAGGGAGAGAAAGTCAGCACTTCCCAATTTCCCATTTCATCTGGTTGCTCACAAATCTGAAAGAGTCGCATAAGACTTCTGAAAACTACCagtcagaaactttaaaaatctaGAAGTAGCTTTAAATCAACCAATTGGGGAATCAACCAGGTTGCATTAGAAAATCAAATGCACCAATGTCACCGTATCCCCTGGGGTTGGGGCTGGGGTCAGCTATCTCGAACCACATCGCCAGCGTTGACTACTGACTCTCATGGTTGACCTCAAGGAAAAGCTGCTGACAGGCTGCATGCCCCACCCCATTTGGGCAATTGTGTAAAATGCACGTTTTGGCATTGGCTCAGCTTCAGTGTGTGGCAGAAGCTTGGCCGACAATGGAAAGGTGTTTCCACTC
This genomic interval from Calonectris borealis chromosome 1, bCalBor7.hap1.2, whole genome shotgun sequence contains the following:
- the TMEM45A gene encoding transmembrane protein 45A, whose product is MGNFKGHALPGSFFLLFGLWWSVKYPLKYACRRNKNACYLGSRAGFQRLEFVEGIIKAVFALIGMVAEQFVPDGPHLKLYNYEEKHWDHLMNWQHATMYLFYGISGLVDIVAHGTNALPVAMDRMMLSLAVFIEGFLFCYHLHGRAMLDVHVHQLLLFAIFGAAVCIFLEVFFRGSIVLEMLRTSLCILQGSWFWQIGFVLYPPNGSPEWNQTDHTNMMFLTMCYCWHYAFAFLILAVNYTIVSWAVRSKVKQSQSMEMGLLKTSERDQESEDEI